From Deinococcus reticulitermitis, the proteins below share one genomic window:
- a CDS encoding SIS domain-containing protein, giving the protein MTEPLMLRETRQAPEAIVRQLRENAPALARLAAAVRGRRPAYAVTVARGSSDHACTFIKYALETHLALPVASLGPSVHTLYGARLDLRGALVIAASQSGASPDVVESVQAAREEGALTVALVNVEDSPLAQAAEHAIFLRCGEEKAVAATKSYLATLSALLPLIADLTGSAELRRAVDALPDHLAQTMDLAPQADELAARYRFAENLLVLARGLHYGVAQEAALKLKETCGIHAEAYSAAEFSHGPKRLIVEGVPLLGFASNDAAQLATRQAYADLATQGADLRTLGPDPQATLVTPGTGHALSDPLPSAAAFYLFAAQLAGQRGLDPDAPPLLSKVTRTR; this is encoded by the coding sequence ATGACCGAGCCGCTGATGCTGCGTGAAACCCGTCAGGCCCCGGAAGCAATCGTCCGTCAGCTCCGGGAGAACGCCCCGGCGCTCGCGCGCCTCGCCGCCGCCGTGCGGGGGCGCCGTCCCGCCTACGCGGTCACGGTGGCGCGCGGCAGCAGCGATCACGCCTGCACCTTCATCAAGTACGCGCTTGAAACCCACCTCGCCTTGCCCGTCGCCTCGCTCGGGCCGAGCGTGCATACCCTCTACGGCGCCCGGCTCGACTTGCGCGGCGCGCTCGTGATCGCGGCTTCCCAGAGCGGCGCGAGCCCCGACGTGGTGGAGAGCGTGCAGGCCGCGCGTGAGGAGGGTGCGCTCACCGTCGCGCTCGTGAACGTGGAGGACAGCCCGCTCGCGCAGGCCGCCGAGCACGCGATCTTTCTGCGCTGCGGCGAGGAAAAGGCGGTGGCGGCCACCAAGAGTTATCTCGCCACCCTCAGTGCGCTGCTGCCCCTGATCGCGGACCTCACCGGGAGCGCCGAGCTGCGCCGGGCGGTCGACGCCCTGCCCGACCACCTCGCGCAGACGATGGACCTCGCCCCTCAAGCGGACGAACTCGCTGCGCGTTACCGCTTCGCCGAGAACCTGCTCGTGCTCGCGCGCGGGCTGCACTACGGCGTCGCGCAGGAGGCGGCGCTCAAGCTCAAGGAGACCTGCGGGATCCACGCCGAGGCTTACTCCGCCGCCGAGTTCAGCCACGGCCCCAAGAGACTGATCGTGGAAGGGGTGCCGCTGCTCGGGTTTGCCTCCAACGACGCGGCGCAACTCGCCACCCGGCAGGCCTATGCCGACCTCGCCACGCAGGGAGCGGACCTGCGGACCCTCGGCCCCGACCCGCAGGCGACGCTGGTCACGCCGGGCACCGGGCACGCGCTGAGCGATCCCCTGCCGAGCGCCGCCGCCT